A genomic region of Candidatus Rhabdochlamydia sp. T3358 contains the following coding sequences:
- a CDS encoding glycosyltransferase family 1 protein has translation MLVHSGIGTYLKNILKHLKKAPIHWYVFIHPHQKGAYFDGMEVIPISTPIYSPIEQIDFARKIPPCDLFWSPHFNVPIFPISSKKRLTTIHDLFHLAYPKLLNRLERFYAGFLIKQAAYRSDQVITDSHFSKSELCKYTNIVADKIEVIPLAVDLDRFSPNKQNHQIREKFKIKKKFLLYVGNLKVHKNIQALLLAFDVLDKQGFSEVDLVCVGNSKDMKRLDDSYVKETLQHLKHRIHFVENVSDEELVSFYRTAELMIFPSLYEGFGLPPLEAMACGCPTICSYAASLPEVCKTATLYCNPYNYRHIAQLIEKVLVDADLKQQLIDKGLELARTLSWEVSAQKHLEKINQLIEI, from the coding sequence ATGCTTGTTCATTCTGGTATCGGTACTTATTTAAAAAACATATTGAAACATTTAAAAAAAGCTCCCATACACTGGTATGTTTTCATTCATCCCCATCAAAAGGGCGCTTATTTTGATGGAATGGAAGTGATTCCCATTTCTACGCCGATCTATTCGCCAATAGAGCAAATAGATTTTGCTAGGAAAATTCCCCCTTGTGATCTGTTTTGGTCTCCTCATTTTAATGTTCCTATTTTCCCTATTTCCTCTAAGAAAAGATTAACTACTATTCATGATCTATTTCATTTAGCCTATCCTAAACTATTGAATCGATTAGAGCGTTTTTATGCGGGTTTTTTGATCAAACAAGCAGCTTATCGATCTGATCAAGTCATTACAGATTCTCATTTTTCAAAGAGCGAATTGTGCAAATACACCAATATTGTAGCAGATAAAATAGAGGTGATTCCTCTGGCGGTTGATTTAGATAGATTTTCGCCTAACAAGCAGAATCATCAAATACGAGAGAAATTTAAAATCAAAAAAAAGTTTTTGTTGTATGTAGGGAATCTCAAAGTTCATAAAAATATACAAGCGCTGCTTTTAGCTTTTGATGTGTTGGATAAACAAGGTTTTTCTGAAGTAGATCTTGTTTGTGTGGGCAATTCAAAAGACATGAAACGCCTTGATGATTCATATGTTAAAGAAACCCTGCAGCATTTAAAGCATCGAATACATTTTGTAGAGAATGTTTCAGATGAAGAGCTCGTTAGCTTTTATAGGACAGCTGAGCTGATGATATTCCCTTCCTTATATGAAGGATTTGGCCTCCCTCCTTTAGAAGCCATGGCCTGTGGTTGTCCTACTATCTGCTCTTATGCCGCATCTCTGCCAGAGGTTTGTAAAACAGCAACACTCTACTGTAATCCTTATAACTATCGACATATAGCACAGCTTATTGAAAAAGTACTTGTAGATGCGGATTTAAAACAGCAACTGATTGACAAAGGATTAGAACTTGCAAGGACCCTAAGCTGGGAAGTATCCGCGCAAAAACATTTGGAAAAAATCAATCAGTTAATTGAAATATGA
- the gmd gene encoding GDP-mannose 4,6-dehydratase has translation MKTVLITGITGQDGSYLAELLLEKGYKVHGMVRRSSSCNLQRISHLLESLHLHEGDLTDSGNVESVVKSVLPDEIYNLAAMSHVGTSFKMPIYTADVDALGTMRLLEAMRRTCPTSRFYQASTSELFGKVQETPQTEKTPFYPRSPYGVAKLYAYWAVVNYREAWDLFACNGILFNHESPRRGENFVSRKITLAVAKIMHNQQKKLQLGNLDAKRDWGYAKDFVEGMWRILQQDTAEDFVLATGETTNVRNFVELAFQEVGITIEWIGQGLEEKGIDCRTGRILVEIDPQLFRPSEVELLIGDPAKAIQKMGWKPNTSLKELVSLMIDSDLNLAARSTEKETEVCF, from the coding sequence ATGAAAACGGTGCTTATTACAGGAATAACAGGGCAAGATGGATCTTATTTGGCAGAGCTTTTATTAGAGAAAGGTTACAAGGTACATGGAATGGTGCGAAGATCTTCCTCTTGTAATCTACAAAGAATTTCTCATTTGCTTGAAAGTCTACATTTACATGAAGGAGATCTTACCGATTCAGGTAATGTGGAAAGCGTAGTTAAATCCGTTCTACCAGATGAAATCTATAACTTAGCAGCTATGAGTCATGTGGGCACTTCTTTTAAAATGCCTATATATACGGCAGATGTGGATGCTCTAGGAACAATGCGTTTACTCGAAGCAATGCGCAGGACCTGTCCAACATCGAGATTTTATCAAGCTTCTACTTCAGAATTATTCGGTAAGGTGCAGGAAACCCCTCAGACAGAAAAAACTCCTTTTTATCCTAGATCTCCTTATGGGGTAGCAAAACTCTATGCTTATTGGGCTGTTGTTAATTACAGAGAAGCCTGGGATTTATTTGCGTGTAATGGGATTTTATTTAATCATGAAAGCCCACGGCGAGGAGAAAATTTTGTATCTCGCAAAATTACACTAGCAGTAGCTAAGATTATGCATAACCAACAGAAAAAACTACAGCTTGGTAATCTAGATGCAAAAAGAGATTGGGGTTATGCTAAAGACTTTGTAGAAGGCATGTGGCGTATACTGCAGCAAGATACTGCAGAAGATTTTGTATTGGCTACAGGAGAGACTACAAATGTCAGAAATTTTGTAGAGCTAGCTTTTCAGGAAGTGGGTATTACTATTGAATGGATAGGACAAGGATTAGAAGAAAAAGGGATTGATTGTCGAACAGGACGTATATTAGTAGAAATCGATCCGCAACTTTTCCGTCCTTCAGAAGTGGAACTACTCATAGGAGATCCTGCTAAAGCTATACAAAAAATGGGATGGAAACCCAATACCTCTTTAAAAGAACTGGTTAGCCTTATGATAGATAGCGATTTAAATCTAGCAGCACGAAGCACTGAAAAAGAAACCGAGGTTTGCTTTTGA
- a CDS encoding glycosyltransferase family 1 protein — MKTICVDARILPIFGMGSVLRQLLYLFREQPIRWRALVNKDCKDFLWDWVEPIWVDYRINSMKEQIYLPFHVPICDLFWSPNYNIPLLPTLARKRMVTMHDIFCFTYPVKKPSLKLACAKHLLKKAARLSHTVITSSAFSKQAICKYTKVHESKVQVIPLAVDKSVFLPTSNLTHAKQILSENYHLKKKFLLYVGRLATHKNEKFLCKAFERLHLLGFKDIDLVFVGKYQGCSEQQLLKQQLLTEFPAVKNHMHFIGPISEEHLAYFYQIAECLIFPSTHEGFGLPPLEAMSSGCPCIVSNATSIPEVCKEGVLYFNPYDLEAFLPILINFLQSPKQKEELRSKGLQQSKNFCWLQTSQQYLSVIDSLITI; from the coding sequence ATGAAAACAATTTGTGTAGATGCGCGCATACTGCCTATTTTTGGTATGGGCTCTGTCTTAAGACAATTATTATATCTCTTTAGAGAACAACCTATTCGCTGGAGAGCTTTGGTAAATAAAGATTGCAAAGATTTTTTATGGGATTGGGTTGAGCCAATTTGGGTTGACTATAGAATTAATTCGATGAAGGAGCAAATATATTTACCTTTTCATGTACCCATTTGTGATTTGTTCTGGTCCCCTAATTACAATATTCCTTTACTTCCCACTTTAGCAAGAAAGAGAATGGTAACAATGCACGATATTTTTTGTTTTACTTATCCTGTAAAAAAGCCTTCTTTAAAGCTAGCTTGTGCAAAGCATCTTTTAAAAAAAGCAGCTCGACTATCTCATACAGTTATTACTAGTTCTGCTTTTTCCAAACAGGCAATTTGTAAATATACAAAGGTTCATGAAAGTAAAGTTCAAGTTATTCCTCTTGCGGTTGATAAATCTGTTTTCTTACCCACCTCCAATTTAACACATGCAAAACAGATTCTTTCTGAAAATTATCACTTGAAAAAAAAATTCCTCCTATATGTAGGCAGGCTTGCTACGCATAAAAACGAAAAGTTTTTATGTAAAGCCTTTGAGAGGCTGCATCTCTTAGGATTTAAAGACATTGATCTTGTTTTTGTGGGAAAATATCAAGGATGTTCTGAGCAACAGCTGCTTAAGCAACAATTGCTGACAGAGTTCCCCGCGGTAAAAAATCATATGCATTTTATAGGACCGATTTCGGAAGAACATCTTGCTTATTTTTATCAAATAGCGGAATGTCTGATTTTCCCCTCCACCCATGAAGGATTTGGCTTGCCTCCCTTAGAAGCAATGTCTTCTGGATGCCCATGTATTGTATCTAATGCTACTTCGATACCTGAAGTGTGTAAAGAGGGTGTTTTGTACTTTAATCCTTATGATTTAGAAGCCTTTTTGCCTATTCTCATAAATTTTTTGCAATCTCCCAAACAAAAAGAGGAATTGAGAAGTAAAGGATTACAACAAAGTAAAAATTTTTGTTGGCTACAAACCTCTCAACAATATCTCTCTGTTATTGATAGCTTGATTACTATTTAA
- a CDS encoding O-antigen ligase family protein, giving the protein MLIQRPFYFWIQRLLYLFSNAVLILLFLLLPFQKRFRAFLSEFSDRMVPDGLVLPDFFYRHIEFFPGDLVIFVLVLLVLLQAPKTLGSKLFTAPVRWLVLFCLTAFFSIALSPARHYLLQYVRLLQFSTMILLFCAIEYIVAQNRIRQLIKWIAWTVVITIGIQCIIACIQYFSQSPLGLHKMGEPPLHWFSFPNPGKQRWIFDQFSHFQLPLNVLYRATGLFSHPNVFGGFLFFSLLNASYLYVIHQEKWIKWVLIPLIFLHFLGLSISFCRAAMIACIIGTIIWTVIQYFWMEDFSYRKEMKKVWLLFFISSIICLALFQQQFFNRGGIINYNQVAQYADEERIVYQEVALKMIKANPWLGIGFNNFQLFNDPIQFGLFLCAKVHNIYLLVAVETGIIGFIFFGAFLFSILKKAIQKPFSQEQAVFLSIFIGFLWIGCCDYYFVEQMYGKILFFTSLALLNAIAQKTTILQPYHLKKRAFLPRS; this is encoded by the coding sequence ATGCTTATTCAAAGACCATTTTATTTTTGGATTCAGAGATTGCTCTATTTATTCTCCAATGCTGTATTGATTCTTCTCTTTTTACTTCTTCCTTTTCAAAAAAGATTCCGCGCTTTTTTGAGCGAATTTTCTGATCGAATGGTCCCTGACGGTTTAGTTTTGCCAGATTTTTTTTATCGCCATATTGAATTTTTCCCAGGTGATTTAGTCATTTTTGTACTCGTATTACTTGTCCTTTTACAAGCGCCAAAAACCTTAGGTAGTAAATTATTTACAGCACCTGTTCGGTGGCTTGTTTTATTTTGTCTGACTGCTTTTTTTTCGATTGCTCTTTCTCCTGCTCGTCATTATTTGCTGCAGTATGTGCGTCTTTTACAGTTCTCGACGATGATTTTGCTTTTTTGTGCTATTGAATATATCGTAGCTCAAAATAGAATTCGTCAACTTATCAAATGGATTGCTTGGACAGTTGTCATTACGATAGGGATACAATGTATTATTGCTTGTATACAATATTTTTCTCAGAGTCCACTGGGGCTTCATAAAATGGGAGAGCCTCCTTTACATTGGTTCAGTTTTCCCAATCCAGGGAAACAACGTTGGATTTTTGATCAATTCTCTCATTTTCAACTGCCTTTAAATGTGCTTTATCGAGCAACAGGGCTCTTTTCTCATCCTAATGTGTTCGGAGGTTTTTTATTTTTCTCCCTCTTGAATGCATCTTATTTATATGTCATTCATCAGGAGAAGTGGATTAAATGGGTATTAATACCGCTTATTTTCCTGCATTTTCTCGGTTTAAGTATTTCTTTTTGTAGAGCTGCGATGATTGCTTGTATTATAGGGACAATCATTTGGACGGTTATTCAATATTTTTGGATGGAAGATTTTTCTTATAGAAAAGAAATGAAGAAGGTTTGGTTGCTTTTTTTTATAAGTAGCATTATTTGCTTAGCTCTTTTTCAGCAGCAGTTTTTTAATAGAGGGGGGATTATAAACTATAATCAAGTGGCCCAATATGCAGACGAAGAGAGAATTGTTTACCAAGAAGTAGCTTTAAAAATGATCAAAGCAAACCCTTGGCTTGGTATAGGATTTAATAACTTTCAACTCTTTAATGACCCCATTCAATTTGGGCTTTTTCTCTGTGCAAAAGTACACAATATTTATTTGTTAGTTGCAGTTGAAACAGGAATTATCGGATTTATATTCTTTGGGGCCTTTTTATTTTCTATCTTAAAAAAAGCTATTCAAAAACCTTTTTCTCAAGAACAAGCAGTTTTTTTGAGTATATTTATAGGGTTCTTATGGATTGGGTGTTGCGATTATTATTTTGTAGAACAGATGTATGGAAAAATCTTGTTTTTTACTTCTTTGGCATTACTTAACGCTATTGCTCAGAAGACAACTATCTTACAGCCTTATCATTTGAAAAAGAGAGCTTTTTTACCAAGATCATGA
- the uvrB gene encoding excinuclease ABC subunit UvrB, translated as MTFSLNSEFIPCGDQPQAIDLLVKRIQEGKKAQVLLGVTGSGKTFTMANVIQRLNRSSLVIAHNKTLAAQLYQEFKGFFPNNAVEYFVSYYDYYQPEAYIARTDTYIEKDLAINDQIDRMRLSATRSLIEREDVIIVASVSCIYGLGLPEYYSQMLLTITVAEKRRRDDILLHLVEMHYKRNDYDLVRASFRARGDVLEIVPAYEENLAYRIEFFGDEIERICEIDPLTGRVRTVLEKITIYPGSHHVTPEGVRFKAIDAIKKELEQTVALLEAENKMIEKQRLWQRTTYDLEMMREIGFCKGIENYSRHFSGRMPGDPPPCLLDYFPDDFLVFIDESHQTLPQLHAMYNGDRARKKSLVEYGFRLPSAFDNRPLKFEEVHQRINQVVYVSATPSEWEVKEAEGEIVQQIIRPTGLLDPLIEIKPATGQVDDCLELIRQETEKNRRVLVTTLTKKLSEDLSKYLTEIGIKAKYLHSDIDTLERVQIINDLRKGIFDVLVGINLLREGLDIPEVSLVCILDADKEGFLRSQTALIQTCGRAARNIDGHVVMYADKITKSIQGALDTTKARRSIQQEYNEKHGIIPQTIQKRKIEDLAQTFANVIDTLEEEKITHLTTKEIEKKIKEYEKKMKVAAKEMRFEDAAAFRDQLQSYKELRLLEEEI; from the coding sequence ATGACATTTTCCCTAAACAGCGAGTTCATTCCTTGTGGAGACCAACCGCAAGCCATCGATTTATTGGTGAAAAGAATACAAGAGGGGAAAAAAGCTCAAGTTCTTTTAGGAGTAACAGGATCGGGAAAAACATTTACGATGGCTAATGTCATCCAGAGATTAAATAGATCTTCTTTAGTGATTGCACACAATAAAACTTTGGCTGCTCAATTATATCAAGAGTTCAAAGGATTTTTCCCAAATAATGCCGTTGAATACTTTGTTTCTTATTATGACTACTATCAACCAGAAGCATATATTGCCCGAACTGATACGTATATTGAGAAGGATTTAGCGATTAACGATCAGATCGATCGGATGCGCTTGAGCGCTACAAGGTCTTTGATTGAAAGAGAAGATGTCATCATAGTAGCTTCTGTCTCTTGTATTTATGGCTTAGGCCTGCCTGAGTATTACAGTCAGATGTTATTAACAATTACAGTAGCAGAAAAGCGTCGTCGTGATGATATTTTACTGCATTTGGTCGAAATGCACTATAAGCGCAATGATTATGATCTTGTGCGCGCTAGTTTTCGTGCTCGGGGAGATGTATTAGAAATTGTTCCAGCCTATGAAGAGAACCTAGCTTATCGTATAGAATTTTTTGGCGATGAAATTGAGCGTATTTGTGAGATTGATCCTTTAACCGGTAGAGTTCGCACTGTTTTAGAAAAGATCACTATTTATCCAGGCTCCCATCATGTAACTCCTGAAGGGGTTCGTTTTAAAGCAATAGATGCCATTAAAAAGGAATTAGAGCAAACAGTCGCGCTTTTAGAAGCAGAAAATAAAATGATAGAAAAGCAAAGGTTATGGCAGAGAACAACTTATGACTTGGAGATGATGCGAGAAATTGGATTTTGCAAGGGAATTGAAAACTATTCTCGTCATTTCAGTGGTAGAATGCCTGGCGATCCCCCTCCTTGTTTATTAGATTATTTTCCAGATGATTTCCTGGTTTTTATCGATGAGTCTCATCAAACCCTTCCACAATTACATGCAATGTACAATGGAGATAGAGCACGTAAAAAATCTTTAGTAGAATATGGGTTTCGCCTTCCTTCTGCATTTGACAATCGCCCTCTAAAATTTGAAGAAGTTCACCAAAGAATCAATCAAGTGGTTTATGTTTCTGCAACTCCTTCTGAATGGGAAGTAAAGGAAGCAGAAGGAGAGATTGTACAGCAGATCATTCGTCCTACAGGACTATTAGACCCTCTTATTGAAATTAAACCAGCTACTGGTCAAGTAGATGATTGCTTAGAACTTATTCGTCAAGAAACAGAAAAAAATAGAAGGGTTTTAGTAACTACTTTAACTAAAAAGCTATCAGAGGATCTATCTAAATATTTAACAGAAATTGGAATTAAAGCAAAATATCTGCATTCAGATATAGACACTCTAGAGCGTGTGCAGATCATCAATGACTTGCGTAAAGGAATCTTTGATGTGCTAGTTGGTATTAATTTGCTGCGAGAGGGTCTGGATATTCCAGAGGTATCTCTTGTTTGTATTCTCGATGCTGATAAAGAAGGATTCTTACGTAGCCAGACAGCTTTGATTCAGACCTGTGGAAGAGCAGCGCGTAATATAGATGGTCATGTTGTGATGTATGCAGATAAAATTACAAAGTCGATTCAAGGTGCACTTGATACCACAAAGGCAAGACGAAGCATACAGCAAGAATATAATGAAAAACATGGCATTATTCCGCAAACGATTCAAAAGAGAAAAATAGAAGATCTTGCTCAAACGTTTGCAAATGTTATAGATACTTTAGAAGAAGAAAAAATTACCCATCTAACAACCAAAGAAATTGAGAAAAAAATTAAAGAGTATGAGAAAAAAATGAAGGTAGCAGCTAAAGAGATGCGATTTGAAGACGCAGCAGCTTTTCGCGACCAACTCCAGTCTTATAAAGAGTTGCGTTTGTTAGAAGAGGAGATATAA
- a CDS encoding aromatic amino acid transport family protein: MKQGSVMGGALLIAGSCIGAGMLALPIVTGMAGFLCSTILFFLAWAFMTSTALLLVETNGWFHEQINFLSILDHTIGKSFKALGWITYLFLFYALLVAYISGTGTLFASFFYSFFNLQIPDWIGSVALIVLFGWIVYLGTRSVDLCNRFLMLVKIIFFGLLVLFSITYVNPKLLLYENFIYAPKSFPLLIIAFGFHNMVPSLTNYMKGDLKRVRLSIVIGSLMAFAIYLIWEFIVLGILPLDQIRESLRTGKDSSQALSLFLNLTTIKMWSGGLAFFAILTSFFSQALSLVHFLADGFKVTHKKHESLSLCLLAFCPPLLFALCYPQLFFKALNFAGGICAVILFGILPVTMVWIGRYHKLMKGAYRFPFGKISLVLIFTVAVSILFLQIADMLGSSSI; the protein is encoded by the coding sequence ATGAAACAAGGCAGTGTTATGGGTGGGGCTTTGCTCATTGCAGGCAGCTGTATTGGAGCTGGTATGTTAGCCTTGCCAATAGTGACGGGGATGGCTGGTTTTCTTTGCTCCACTATTTTATTCTTTCTTGCTTGGGCTTTTATGACTTCTACGGCTTTATTACTGGTAGAAACAAATGGGTGGTTTCATGAGCAGATTAACTTTTTGTCTATTTTAGATCATACCATCGGAAAATCTTTCAAGGCATTGGGCTGGATTACTTATCTCTTTCTCTTTTATGCATTACTAGTTGCCTATATTTCTGGTACGGGTACATTATTTGCTTCTTTTTTTTATTCTTTTTTTAATCTACAGATCCCTGATTGGATAGGATCTGTGGCATTAATTGTGTTGTTTGGTTGGATTGTCTATTTAGGAACAAGAAGTGTTGACTTGTGTAACCGCTTTCTTATGCTGGTTAAGATTATTTTTTTTGGGCTTCTTGTATTATTTAGCATAACTTATGTCAATCCTAAGTTGCTTTTGTATGAGAATTTTATTTATGCACCGAAATCTTTTCCTTTACTCATTATTGCATTTGGTTTTCATAATATGGTCCCCTCTCTTACCAATTATATGAAAGGAGACTTAAAACGCGTACGTCTTTCTATTGTTATAGGAAGTCTAATGGCATTTGCAATCTATTTAATTTGGGAATTTATCGTATTAGGAATTCTTCCTTTAGATCAAATTAGGGAATCTTTACGAACAGGAAAAGACTCCTCACAAGCTCTTTCTTTATTCTTGAATCTTACGACAATTAAGATGTGGTCTGGAGGGCTAGCTTTTTTTGCTATTTTAACTTCTTTTTTTTCTCAAGCATTAAGCTTAGTGCATTTTTTAGCTGATGGATTTAAGGTTACGCATAAAAAGCACGAGTCTTTAAGCCTTTGCCTACTTGCTTTCTGTCCTCCTTTACTTTTTGCTCTTTGCTACCCGCAGTTATTTTTTAAAGCTTTGAATTTTGCAGGAGGGATTTGTGCAGTGATCCTTTTTGGGATTTTACCAGTAACCATGGTGTGGATTGGACGCTATCATAAGTTAATGAAAGGGGCTTATCGATTTCCTTTTGGTAAAATTTCTTTAGTTTTAATATTTACTGTTGCTGTTTCTATTCTTTTTTTACAGATAGCAGATATGCTAGGATCAAGTAGCATTTAA
- a CDS encoding FAD-dependent thymidylate synthase, with product MTEGYEEFTDSQIKILQRYVTHTTSNIFCLRNLPEVIKGALFSRYSRSSLGLRSLLLKDFILNEETAFTAITGIQADLDQEQVEDQIIGIKKAQNFYDRILDGYGDDSIGELGGGHLAIENVSMISAKIIEDARIGGSPLEKSTRYIYFDQKIDGKYLFYREPILLASAFREAYLQTCNSLFETYSSLIPPLMEQMEKKFPKEHDVSKVAYAAALRAKVLDCLRGLLPVSTLTNMGVYGNGRFFECLIQKLNSHNLAEVQDIGKKSFQELNKILPSFVRRADLNHKYQLSFSQFREQMGNTLKLLASRHCVGLDKMEHPGVRLIGYEEESPIKVAAALLFEYCHAGLFELQEHCKNLSEEELNHILDSAANFRENRRHKSPRALEHATFTFEIVADFGVYRDLQRHRILTQERQLITCDFGYFIPHEILDTEMEKPYREAMERAKRVYDTIAEEFSEEAQYVAPMAFNMHWYFHVNLRSLQWLCELRSAPAGHPTYRFIAQEMAKQVCHVLPIFERFFKFVDYEGYELGRLDQEIRIIEKKTAKGH from the coding sequence ATGACCGAAGGTTACGAAGAATTCACAGATAGTCAAATTAAAATCCTTCAAAGATATGTAACTCATACTACAAGTAATATTTTTTGTTTACGAAATTTACCAGAAGTAATTAAAGGGGCTTTGTTTTCCCGCTATTCTAGGTCCAGTTTAGGACTAAGATCTTTATTGCTTAAAGATTTTATTCTTAATGAGGAAACCGCCTTTACAGCAATTACAGGAATTCAAGCGGATTTAGACCAGGAGCAAGTAGAAGATCAAATCATAGGAATCAAAAAAGCGCAAAACTTTTATGATCGAATTTTAGACGGCTATGGTGATGATTCTATTGGAGAATTAGGAGGAGGGCATCTTGCTATTGAAAATGTTTCCATGATTTCAGCTAAAATCATTGAAGATGCTCGAATCGGAGGATCTCCTTTAGAAAAATCCACTCGTTATATTTATTTTGATCAAAAAATAGATGGAAAATATTTGTTTTACCGAGAACCTATTCTATTAGCATCAGCATTTCGTGAAGCGTATTTGCAAACTTGTAACTCATTATTTGAAACTTATTCTTCTTTGATACCTCCTTTAATGGAGCAAATGGAAAAAAAATTCCCTAAAGAACACGATGTCTCCAAAGTTGCCTATGCAGCTGCTCTGCGCGCTAAAGTTCTTGACTGTTTGCGAGGGCTTTTACCTGTAAGCACATTGACAAATATGGGGGTATATGGAAACGGACGATTTTTTGAATGTTTAATACAGAAATTAAATAGCCATAATTTGGCTGAAGTACAAGATATCGGTAAAAAAAGTTTTCAGGAGCTAAATAAAATCCTTCCTTCTTTCGTTCGAAGAGCTGATCTTAATCATAAATATCAGCTTAGTTTTTCACAGTTTCGTGAGCAGATGGGCAATACATTAAAACTACTTGCTTCTAGACACTGCGTTGGTTTAGATAAAATGGAGCACCCAGGAGTGAGATTAATTGGGTATGAAGAAGAATCTCCTATAAAAGTAGCGGCCGCTTTATTGTTTGAATATTGTCATGCAGGGTTATTTGAGCTGCAAGAGCATTGTAAAAACCTTTCTGAAGAGGAATTAAATCACATTTTAGATTCAGCAGCTAATTTCCGTGAGAATAGAAGACATAAATCTCCAAGAGCTTTAGAACATGCAACGTTTACTTTTGAAATAGTAGCTGACTTTGGTGTGTATCGCGACCTGCAACGCCATCGAATTCTCACTCAAGAAAGACAACTTATCACCTGTGATTTTGGTTATTTTATTCCTCATGAAATTTTAGACACGGAAATGGAAAAGCCTTATCGGGAGGCAATGGAAAGGGCTAAAAGAGTTTATGATACAATTGCTGAAGAGTTTTCTGAAGAAGCCCAGTATGTAGCTCCCATGGCTTTTAATATGCATTGGTATTTTCATGTAAACCTGCGTTCTCTTCAATGGCTTTGCGAATTACGTTCTGCTCCAGCAGGTCATCCTACCTATCGATTTATTGCGCAAGAGATGGCAAAACAAGTATGCCATGTCTTGCCTATTTTTGAGCGTTTCTTCAAGTTTGTCGACTATGAAGGATATGAGCTAGGTCGTTTAGATCAAGAGATTCGAATTATTGAGAAGAAGACAGCTAAAGGCCACTAG